The region gctaaatatatattttattttcatgcaagAGTAGATCACTTTTAGTCCTCTCTTGCAGGTTGATAAAGCCCTTTCCTTCCTTAATGATTATATCCAAGAGTCAATTGAAAAAGGTGCTCAGCCCTATATTCCTGAGAGTGAACGCACTGGAATGTTAAATATCAGCAATTTTAGGAATCAAGATCACCATGAAGCTTCGTCACATGGTCTCAGGTTTGAGGCATATGAGCTTCCAAAGCAAACAGTGCAAGCGAGGATTCCTCCTGCATCACTTGCTTCAACTGAACTTGTTCCAGTGCCAGAGGCGATGTATCCTAGGGAAAGCTACCAGACTACTACTGTGCCATCTGTATCATCAGATGCAGCATCAACAGAGCTCAAGCTACGACTAGATGGAGTCCAAAAAAGGTGGGGTAGGCAAACACACTTTCCCTCAACATCTACCTCAAATTCCACATCCCTGAAAACAGTTAATGGTATCACGCAAGTTGATGGGTCAAATACTGCAAATTCAAGAACACGTGAAACCTATGATTCTAGGAAACAAGTTGAAATATCTCCAGAAAAGCAGAAACTGGCTGCTTCGCTGTTTGGAGGTCCATCAAAAACAGAAAAGAAGTCGGCTACTGGTCATAAGAGTTCAAAGCCAAGCAGCCACATGGTGAAGTCTAGTATGGAAGTTGCTTCAGAGAAGACATCTGTTCAACAACCTCCGGACTTGCTTGATTTTGGAGAACCAACTGTCAGAAGTACTGCTCCTTCACTAGATCCATTTAAAGATCTGGAGGGTCTTCTTGAGCCAACAACTCAAGTTTCTTCAGCAGTGAATCATAGTTCAACTGCTGCTGTTACGAAGTCCCCTGATATAATGGGATTGTACACAGAGACAACTGCTGGCGCACACCATAAAGACAGTGATATTTTATCTGGCTTGTCAAAGCCGCCAATGACAAATATGGTTGGTGGCACTACAACCATGCAAGTAGCTCAAAGTAGTAAGGGCCCCAACCTTAAAGATTCATTGGAAAAGGATGCACTGGTTAGGCAGATAGGTGTTACTCCATCGAGTCAGAATCCAAACTTGTTTAAAGATATACTCGGGTGAAATATATTGGGAAGGAAGGATTGACATGACTTACAGCAATGGGGTTTCATTATGGTTTTACTTCCATACAGCTAACAACTGGGCAGTTGATAGGTGAACCATACGAGCATTGAGGTATCATTAGCACAGATATGCAGAGATTGTGGTATTAATTTGATTCAGCCACCTCGAATGGGGTTTAAGAGTCAGGTACGGGTCTGTAGTTGTTGGACAGTACAGAGTTTCGTTTCTTTTTTTTGGAATATTATTTCCTTTTTTCCATTTTTGGGTCGTAGGCAAACAGCGCAAGACAGCGGTGTTCTTTGTAGTGAATTTGAGATTTCGTGGCTGTTCCAACTGCAAGGCTTTTTTTATATGGCTGGCTCAATCCGAAAAACGAAAACGGGTTTTTGTATTGTATGATGTTGAGTCTTTGTTGTGATGACAAATAATAATGCTTCAAAGTGGTATAATAAGGGCGAGTTTGGTTGAACGGTGTGTTTATTATAATTAGTGTAAAAATATcagtggcggtgagattaaatattataacggaaaacaaaaaaataagttaaatgtattatatcACATCGTTCACTCAAACCTGTTGGTGTgtttgttaaatatatataatatatacatgtgcatatttgctttgtattaatattataggtaattttgccaaatttcatcaaattatatcatttaaattttagtattaattttttCGTTGATAAAAACTCtggtataatttttatgagaaaatTTGGCTCAAATATATTAATGATAAACTTTCAGTGATATCATCTAATAAAATTAAAgaactatatatttttttataaaagttaatgTTAAATTAGGTTACTCTGTAAATATCCGTACATGAACGGCTCCTAAATGTATCTCTACTGCTTGCTCGAGGCGATATTGgagaaattctaaattttaacGTTGAATTGATTGGGAAATAGGAAGCATACTCTGCACACTTCAATTTTGGGTGTTCTTTGGTTGTTTGTATTGTATTTTATCCAAAAAGAAATGGGTAGCAGAAATGGCGGTGGAGCTCCTACGATGATAAGAAGAAGACAATCCGATTTTAAAATGTCCTTCAACCTCGCTCTTCGCTCCCTTCTCACTACCTGTTCTAAAGAGGCTAGGtcacctttttttcctttttattcttgagattttttttttctcttgtaaGTTTTTCTCAAAGCTGGATCACAATGTGCATACTTTTAAATGGTTTTCTCTATTGTAATTATGAAGGATTTTAGTAAAGAATTTCCAAAATTTACAAGTACAGAGCAAGAACGTCTCTACCAGCGTTTATTCAGGTTCATTCTTTTTTCCCCCTTCAGTTGCCATATCAATAGTTCACTTTTGCATGCAAATCTTTTTCCAGGAATATCTTCTTATTATTTATGTTCTCTCGATCCTTAATAGAAGTATTCCTACTTctcaaaaataattaatctaaaagaggaaaaagtaatatatatttcAACACTATCTGGAAcgagtttttttttcttgattttaacAGCGAGCTCCTTTTTGTCCAAGCCTTTAACCAATGGCGCTACGGATCATATTCAGGTCATTACCACTTTGCATGGGAGTATAGAGGTATACCGTATATATTACCCTTTGCTTTCATAACTCTTAAATTACGTTTGTTAGTGTTCTAATTATCTGTCCCCTTTATCTCTTTAAATTAGTTACAACAATCGCACCTAACAAGTGTTTGTAGTTAAGTGGTTTGCTATATTATATGAAAACTTTTCTCGACTCTGTTGCTTCCTTTGAATTGATTATTAGGGGGAACAGAAATTAGGTCAGTTTTCTCTACTAATTTATGGAATTACATAGCTGAATAGTATGAATCCTGATGGAAACAGCACAATCTCTAAATAAAAGTTATTGCAGCTTTCAGCGATAATTAAAGTAGCATCCATATCACTACTTACGCTGAGTAACAATGCAGCCAAGATGATTGCGTTATGTTTATCTGTTGTTCCACTTAGTTCTTCTAAACATTTTAGTATAAACCCTTTTATTACTTCTCTGGTTATTTCATTGATATCTGTTTATTAAACAACTGATCTATTTTGTTTTATCATTTGGATGTGTACACAAATCAAGGTAAAATATGGGGGAGGGATACGACCATTAGGATTCTGGAGGTCATATCATTCCTTGAGCTGTAATTATCTAGCACGAAGATTTTGGCTTAATAATGTGTCCTGGTAGACCCAGGTATAAATTATTGGCAAAAGATGAGTTTTTGAAAGCACTTATGTCAAGTCTATAACATTAACTAAGCCTAATTAGTTAAAGCTAGTCAGGGTATGTTTTAGCACCACTTGAGATGGGCAATtccattgaaaataaaaaatgtgtTGGAAAAGGTTAGGGAAACCCCTCCCCAACTCTCCTCTGTCTTTTCCAAACTAATTAGCctaaatgttttatttggaatcaATGAGTTTGTTCAGGCAATTCTGGGAGGTTTTGTTGAAACTTGAGTTTTTCAAAGACGGTTAAATTAGATTCACAGGTTCATATCTTATACCACAATCTTATACCATGAGCACAGTCTTATACCATTCAGCAACAAACTAATTGAGTGGACAACAAAACGCGAAATGGAGATACTGATTTAGAGATAAAGCCACGATAAATCTCCAAATAAAACCAATTGGGAGAACCCCCCGTAGCATACATGATTCACTATATTGCATTCAAGTTGCTGACCATATTATTGCATTTAATTTGTGTCCAGCACCTATTGTATCACTTCTGTGCGCGTGACTTtggatttttaaatttctgtGTTTTGCAGGTAGAACTGCCCTTGATACTGTGGGGCAACTTGTGGAAGAACAATGTCTTGACCATTTCTTTTCTGATAAGTGGGTATCTATCTGGTTTCTAACATTGTCTGAATGTTGGGTGCTTAACTGATAACAGTGGATAACATTTTTTTAGTTCAATCCTATTTCAACATTTGCTGTTTCAGATTGAATTGTCAAAGAATTGTTATATTAGCTTCTTATTCTGGATGTTAGAACTTAAATTCTGGTTTTGTGCCAATCTTCCATTGTCAAGTTGTGTCTCTTCTCCTTGAATCAAACATCCCAATGGTGTTCAAAgttcaataaattaatttaggTCTTATAAACAAGGACATTCTTTACTCTAAAAATATCTTGCACTCTAGGCTAATGAGTATAGGCTTAAGTAAATGAGCTGACCGAGTGGAAAACATAAagaattttatttctatttgtttGCAACCATCAAACGCCACAGATTTCTGTCAGTTGTTGCCTGTCTAAACAAGCACTTACTTCTGCCGTGTCATGTATTTAACACCTGTTGAGTTTTGGATCCACAGTTTGATATGAAGATTAGGGGAGCAAGCTGGTGCTGACTGATTTCACATAAGTTGGGAAATTGTTATCGGTTCTGTTGTTTGTTTTACTGGAATGAACCTTGAGATCCAGAAGTCGTCCTAAACatgtattttagtttttttttcctgGAAAGAAATGCTAAATGGAGACAAGATAGATTTTTGTTTGCTTTTGGGCTGCATTAATATCCAAAAGCTGCAGAGAACCTCAGATTTCTGAAAGACACGTTAAGTTATGCAGTGATTATTGTTCCTTCCTTTGTTTGAAATGCTGAGAATTGAATGTAGGACTAATGTAATGGATGCAGTGCACAATTTGTCAACAGCAAAGAAAGCTGAGGTCCCGTACTTAAGGAACCTGCTAGAAAGGGTAGGAAATGAACTGGTGAAGTTTGTGTTGCAAAGTTGCCTTCGTCTCTTTATGCATGATTTTGCAATCATTTTTGAGCTTTAAAGTATGAACAGAGCTATGTAAGTGGTCAAAATAGTGATGAAAAAACTTTGAACTGTTCATAATGAAGTAGAATTCTGTGTTCTTGGGATTTACAGACTTGATTTCCAGTTTGGCTGAAATTAGGTGTTAGGCGTCTACCCTATTGATTATGCTTTGTTCTAACTGACATACTGGGACGTTATGGCAGTTATATTATTTCCAATTTGTTAATAGGCTGAAGGACAAAACTGCCTCATCCAAGCTCAGGTTGAGCTACATAAGAATAAAAACACGGAGAAGTCACGGGCGTGAAAGATGTtgaggtgtgtatttctcattgtGAATATTTCCTCTCTTTTCCCAAACAATGTGGTTCATGAAAAATGAGTTTGATAGCTATTTTAAGTTGGGGAAATCTTAATCTCATTTGACTGATGCAACTTTTGCTGTTAATGGGTGACATTTTTAAGTTACTAGGAGCATAAGATTTCTGGCTTTTAATAATCTGCATTTTGTGGGCTAATATGTGGTTCTTGACTGAAAGGGATGGGTATTACCTTTTGAATCTGACGGACCGTTGTAAATCAGACTACTGGAGTTTGTCTGAAGCAAAAAAGAGGAGCGATTGGTTGTGAAATTGTCTTATTTTTCATAGGAACTAAGGTTGAACAGTGGTTCTTAAAGTCATGTGTTGACAACCCTTTTATCCTTGGTAGGCAGGGCCAGGTGAGATTTGCATAACCAAACTTGTTCTTCAAAGGATGTGAAGATAATAATAGGTTAGATAAGAAGACAAAGAAtgaagcaaaaaaataaaatgtattataGGTGGCAGTGGCAGTGGCAGTGGTGAGTTGGATGGATATGACATGTTCGCTTGTCTTGTCTTTGTCTTTCTGTTGGTTGGATGATGTAGGCATAAATCACGATGACAATGTGGGAAGAATAACAATATAAATGAATGAACGAATAATTGAGATTTGGGACCTTTTTGTCTTGGGTTTGAATTTAAATGACTCTGTAAGGCCGGCGTTCCTTGCTATCGGCAGCAGGGGCAGTTAAATACTAGGGAGAAGGCAACCAAATAATTCAACTCTTTGGTTTTACtgttgttaataataataataatttaatttaatttctccaACTCATTCATCAGGAGGCGGCCGAAGCTAATAGTTACATTACATAATATTCTTAACCTAATTTGTTGGACTTGGGCGATTCAAATGCAAATTAGTCAAATATTAATGTTGGAGATCATAATTCATGAAAGAATGACACGTGGTTGAATTTTGTTACGAGAAACGGAGATCCCAAAGTCAGAAGATTTTTCGCTTTCAAGTCATGAATGATAGGTGAGTCAAAAGGGGGAGGAGCTAGCTGTTGCCGCTTCTTCATTCTTGTAATTATATAATTGAAGTTGacttttttgaatttgttaaccaaaaaagaaaaaagaaaataaattagtgCCGTGATTATCTTAATTTCACgattattctttctttatcaGGAAACTTGTTCAGGTTTGAATCCGCTTTGGTGTTGACAAGTTGCTAAGTTGACAAGATATTCTATTATTGTGAATGGAAGAAATGTAGAGTTGCACCTGCATGCAGCAGATAAAGCAAAACCCAGTAATCATTTTCTCCTTCTCTACTAACAACTAAAACAGAGATGCTTGAATTTATCAGTTTGAGTGGATCATCACTAGTCCATGCAATGCATGCACGTAGAAGCACTTAAAAGTTCTTGTTTCcagtcattttcattttttctttaaattatagCTGCTCCAAATAAACAACTAGCTTGGTTGGCAACGAGTAAAAAGAAAGGGAAGAGCTGAAAATTAGGTTATATATTTCATAGCTAGAGCAAATTAAGAGTTGATATAATATATAGGTATTGTGAACGATAGCTAGCTAGTTAACTGTCTCGTTGAACCCAAACATTAACAGTGATTGAAGGCATAAACTATGAAAGCAATTAATGAATAGATGATTGGAAAGCGACAAGATAAACGTAGGGCAGGCCATTTGAAGAAGTTTCATTGATTAGTGAGAATTTATGTGCTCACTTTAAAGTTTGAAGCATTCTTAATCTCAATCAAATTCATTGCTGGAAATATTCTGTCAATAAGTAATCAAAGTCAACCAAATCAATACAGatgtataaaattttcaataattcatataaatatgaatttttttttttgccttgcGGACTTCATTTAAATTAAGAAAGCTTACAAAAGACACTCCTTTTccattttttgttattctttGCTATGAGTTGGAGAAAGAAAGAATAAACAGTAAGAAAGAATAAACAGGAAACTGTTTGCagattttgcttttcttttctgtaCAGTTTGGggacttggttttttttctttccatttttgttATTTATGATCTCAAGTTTCTTCATTTGTCCAAAAAGCTCTTTGTTGGAACTGTCTTTGCCTTTGCATTCTTTGCTTCATACtctaaaattaagaaattgagtGCATGCCTATGATTTTCTGATTAATCTGATGGGCAAACCATTCTGGGGAAGAGCAAAAGGACCATACTGAATTCCACTGTTTGTACCCACCATAGACCACCTGCAAAAAAATCCCATATTTATAtgtaatgttttattttacatttctatTAATAGAAACAAGCAGAGCATAAAAACCCCACAAactcagaaaaagaaaaaaaggaagagattGAAAGACTGTCGGTTACCTGTACTTTGTGGTCAGATGATGGAGAAGGACCATGATTTCCAGCTTGGCTAACTCATTCCCTGGACATGAATGTGTTCCATTGCCAAATGGCATAAATGTATTGGGTTTTGGAACAACCTGTTCAATCATTGAGCAAAAGTATGCTTTAGGTGATTGCtactttctctctctctcttttttttttaatttaaaagaaaaaaattgaaaacaacaaAACTCTGCATAAGTCTACCTCAAATCTTGAAGGATCAAACTTTTCAGGATCTGGGAAGATTTCTGGGCTGTGATGAATGTTTCTAAAAAGTGGTAAAACTTTCCATCCTTTTGGTATAAGATACCCTGTAATATTTTTCACAACAAAAAGACAAGTTAGGCTATTTGAACCAAAAAGGCAAAGGTAGTAGCATTATACTCTTAACAGTTATATAGATTGAATTATCTGTATTGAAATGTGGAccaatcaagatttcaaatcaaaTGAAATCTTTTATCACTAAAGAGTGACTtagtatttgtatatatattgacAGAGGTTGTGGTGCAACTGACCTTCATATTCAACATCAGCCACTGCTTCTCTGAAGGTAAAAGATAAAATCGAAGCAACCCTAAGTGTCTCCTGAATCACTCTTGAAGTTATGGGCATCTTCTTGGTATCTGCCCAGCTCAGAGTTTGCTCCTCACCGCATTTCTCTTTACCTTTCACTATGGCCTCTTGTTCATCCTGTAAAACACCACAAGAAACAACCAAGTCACTCATTGTGTCTATGGTGGAGTTTTCTTAGACTAGTCCCATAGGACGAGCAATAAACTTACCGTGACAGCTTGAAGAACGCTGGGGTTTTCTCCAAGGTACTTAATTATCCAAGTGAGTACACTAGCGGTGGTGTCACGAGCAGCAAAGATTACACCAATGATGTTATCAGCGATTTGTTCATCGGTGAGGCCTTCTTTATCACCCATGAAAGAACCCAACAAGTCATTGTACTCCTGCTTCGTTTCCCTCCTGGTCGATATGATTTTGGCCAGGATCTGAGCTAGCTCTTTCCTTGCTTTCATCGATTTGTTGAAAAGTGTACCCGGAATATTAATGGGCATCGAGTTATACCCTTTTTCTAATATGTAATAACACCTCTTCAGATCTTCTCTGTACTTCACTTCATCCTCTCCGAATATCGATAGCAGCGCAACATTGAATGTGTActgcaaatataaaaaatatatttgatatcaacatatcatcaaacACAGGGTAAACAAAAACAGAGGAAACAACCCTGTTTTTTTCCCTCTCTGTTTTTTGGGCTTACCGTTTTCATTTCTTGGAAAGTGGTAATCAGCCTGCCTTCCAATGACTGGAGAGAATCTTTGGCAATGGATTCGATGTTAGAAACGAAGCTTTTGACGGCCTCAGGCACGAAGGCACGGAGCACAAGCTTCCTCAATTTGGCATGGTACTGTCCTTGGCTAAAGAAAATGGCTTGTTTGCCCAACATCCTCTCTTTACTGGCCGGAAACGTTGGCTTGAAGAGGTGAGACTTGGTGACAAGCACGAATTTCGCAGCTTCCGGGCTGGAAATCATCACACAGGGACACCCAAGTATATGGGTCTTGAATATGGAGCCGTACCTATATAAAAACAAACCAACACAAGCCACCGCCCATTGTAAGCATGCATTACATTACACTGCAAAGAACATGCCACAAAGAAAAATAACACACCTTTTCTGCTTGGAAGCAAAGAAGACATTTGGGTTTTGGGAGTAGAGCTGAAAGGTTTCACCGATGTACGGCCAACCCAGGGTGCCAGGCGGGAGGGGTAAGTCCCGGGATTTTTTGGATTTGAACAAATTAAgcagaaaattgaagagaaaaataaagaaaatggaagcaaataAGGGAATCATG is a window of Gossypium hirsutum isolate 1008001.06 chromosome D08, Gossypium_hirsutum_v2.1, whole genome shotgun sequence DNA encoding:
- the LOC107900694 gene encoding uncharacterized protein isoform X6, which encodes MGSRNGGGAPTMIRRRQSDFKMSFNLALRSLLTTCSKEARILVKNFQNLQVQSKNVSTSVYSGHYHFAWEYRGRTALDTVGQLVEEQCLDHFFSDNLI
- the LOC107900694 gene encoding uncharacterized protein isoform X2, whose amino-acid sequence is MGSRNGGGAPTMIRRRQSDFKMSFNLALRSLLTTCSKEARILVKNFQNLQVQSKNVSTSVYSASSFLSKPLTNGATDHIQVITTLHGSIEVELPLILWGNLWKNNVLTISFLISGYLSGF
- the LOC107900694 gene encoding uncharacterized protein isoform X5; the encoded protein is MGSRNGGGAPTMIRRRQSDFKMSFNLALRSLLTTCSKEARILVKNFQNLQVQSKNVSTSVYSAFNQWRYGSYSGHYHFAWEYRGRTALDTVGQLVEEQCLDHFFSDNLI
- the LOC107900694 gene encoding uncharacterized protein isoform X1, translated to MGSRNGGGAPTMIRRRQSDFKMSFNLALRSLLTTCSKEARILVKNFQNLQVQSKNVSTSVYSAFNQWRYGSYSGHYHFAWEYRGRTALDTVGQLVEEQCLDHFFSDKWVSIWFLTLSECWVLN
- the LOC107900694 gene encoding uncharacterized protein isoform X4, with translation MGSRNGGGAPTMIRRRQSDFKMSFNLALRSLLTTCSKEARILVKNFQNLQVQSKNVSTSVYSGHYHFAWEYRGRTALDTVGQLVEEQCLDHFFSDKWVSIWFLTLSECWVLN
- the LOC107900694 gene encoding uncharacterized protein isoform X3 → MGSRNGGGAPTMIRRRQSDFKMSFNLALRSLLTTCSKEARILVKNFQNLQVQSKNVSTSVYSASSFLSKPLTNGATDHIQVITTLHGSIEVELPLILWGNLWKNNVLTISFLII
- the LOC107900693 gene encoding abscisic acid 8'-hydroxylase CYP707A2; amino-acid sequence: MAFYFMIPLFASIFFIFLFNFLLNLFKSKKSRDLPLPPGTLGWPYIGETFQLYSQNPNVFFASKQKRYGSIFKTHILGCPCVMISSPEAAKFVLVTKSHLFKPTFPASKERMLGKQAIFFSQGQYHAKLRKLVLRAFVPEAVKSFVSNIESIAKDSLQSLEGRLITTFQEMKTYTFNVALLSIFGEDEVKYREDLKRCYYILEKGYNSMPINIPGTLFNKSMKARKELAQILAKIISTRRETKQEYNDLLGSFMGDKEGLTDEQIADNIIGVIFAARDTTASVLTWIIKYLGENPSVLQAVTDEQEAIVKGKEKCGEEQTLSWADTKKMPITSRVIQETLRVASILSFTFREAVADVEYEGYLIPKGWKVLPLFRNIHHSPEIFPDPEKFDPSRFEVVPKPNTFMPFGNGTHSCPGNELAKLEIMVLLHHLTTKYRWSMVGTNSGIQYGPFALPQNGLPIRLIRKS